A genomic window from Planctomycetia bacterium includes:
- the rpmI gene encoding 50S ribosomal protein L35, translating to MPKMKTHKGTKKRFRLSATGKAMHRGAGTSHLASRMSSKRKRKLRGTSATTVSESKRVARLLCGNGY from the coding sequence ATGCCTAAGATGAAGACCCATAAAGGGACGAAGAAGCGCTTCCGTCTCTCGGCAACCGGCAAGGCCATGCACCGCGGTGCCGGCACGAGCCACTTGGCGAGCCGGATGTCGTCGAAGCGTAAGCGGAAGCTCCGCGGCACCTCGGCCACGACCGTGAGCGAATCGAAGCGCGTGGCCCGCTTGCTTTGCGGCAACGGATACTAA
- the pheS gene encoding phenylalanine--tRNA ligase subunit alpha — translation MSLASFVAELDALTQAALAAFGAATDAATLEAARVEFLGAKSGRLKDAQKGLGTVGKDDKPAAGKKFNDTKTAIDTAFAAAQERIGSTIAAPVAAGPAFDSSQPGLRPRLGHLHPLTQTVEELKEIMGRLGFTVAHGPEIEDERHNFEALNIPAAHPARDPLENFYLATAKKLAGEADAPMLLRSQTSTVQIRVMESTPPPVRIISLGRVYRPDTADATHYPMFHQIEGLLIDRNVTMADLKSTLRLFARSYFGGDVHIRFRPSFFPFTEPSVEVDMQWNERWIEMGGAGMVDPNVLRAVGYDPDEVTGFAFGLGVERVCARRHQVTDIREFYKNDVRFLEQF, via the coding sequence ATGTCGCTCGCCTCGTTCGTCGCCGAACTCGACGCACTCACCCAAGCGGCTCTCGCAGCGTTCGGCGCGGCCACGGATGCCGCCACGCTCGAAGCGGCCCGCGTGGAATTCTTGGGTGCGAAAAGCGGTCGCCTGAAAGATGCCCAAAAGGGGCTCGGCACCGTCGGCAAAGACGACAAGCCCGCCGCCGGCAAGAAGTTCAACGATACGAAAACGGCGATCGATACGGCCTTCGCCGCAGCTCAAGAACGGATCGGCTCCACAATCGCCGCTCCCGTCGCCGCCGGCCCGGCCTTCGACAGTTCGCAGCCCGGCCTTCGCCCGCGACTCGGACACCTGCACCCGCTTACGCAGACGGTCGAAGAACTCAAGGAGATCATGGGTCGGCTCGGCTTCACCGTCGCGCATGGTCCGGAGATCGAAGACGAGCGCCACAACTTCGAAGCGCTCAACATCCCCGCGGCGCATCCGGCTCGCGATCCGCTGGAGAATTTTTACTTAGCGACGGCCAAGAAGCTCGCCGGCGAGGCCGACGCGCCGATGTTGCTGCGCAGCCAAACGAGCACCGTCCAGATTCGTGTCATGGAGTCGACGCCGCCGCCGGTGCGCATCATCTCGCTCGGCCGTGTCTATCGGCCCGATACGGCCGATGCGACCCACTACCCGATGTTCCATCAGATCGAAGGCTTGCTGATCGATCGCAATGTGACGATGGCGGACCTGAAGAGCACGCTACGGCTATTCGCGCGCAGCTATTTCGGCGGCGACGTTCACATTCGCTTCCGGCCGTCGTTCTTCCCGTTCACCGAACCAAGCGTCGAAGTCGACATGCAGTGGAACGAGCGGTGGATCGAAATGGGAGGCGCGGGCATGGTCGACCCGAACGTGCTCCGCGCCGTCGGCTACGATCCCGACGAGGTCACCGGCTTCGCCTTCGGGCTCGGCGTCGAACGCGTCTGCGCCCGCCGGCATCAAGTGACCGACATCCGCGAGTTCTACAAGAACGACGTCCGCTTCCTCGAACAATTCTAG
- the rplT gene encoding 50S ribosomal protein L20 — MRTMKGAARTQAKKRLRKKVKGFVGGRRKMFRTAKETLIKAGVYAFRDRKTKRRNLRSLWIIRLNAACRQRGLRYSQFINGLLKSKVELDRKTLSEMAIHDPAGFDAVFALAKGALGV; from the coding sequence ATGCGTACGATGAAAGGTGCGGCCCGCACCCAAGCGAAGAAGCGATTGCGTAAGAAGGTGAAGGGATTCGTCGGCGGTCGTCGTAAGATGTTCCGCACCGCGAAGGAAACCCTGATCAAGGCCGGCGTCTACGCCTTCCGCGATCGCAAGACGAAGCGCCGCAATCTCCGCTCGTTGTGGATCATTCGCTTGAACGCCGCTTGCCGCCAGCGCGGCTTGCGCTACAGCCAGTTCATCAACGGCTTGTTAAAGTCGAAGGTCGAACTCGATCGCAAGACCTTGAGCGAGATGGCGATTCACGACCCGGCCGGCTTCGACGCCGTGTTTGCGTTGGCTAAGGGCGCCTTGGGCGTCTAA
- a CDS encoding phenylalanine--tRNA ligase subunit beta, with protein sequence MIISYEWLRQYVPLVGLSVDEFALRMMMAGFNHESTTAAAGDYAVDLEITSNRPDCLGHIGLAREAAVIFGSPLALPKAAPQESGPAVDTLAQLQVDAPLRCPRYIARVIRGVKVGPSPAWLQKRLAAIGQPTVNNAVDITNYVLMECGQPLHAFDLAKLRGKKIIVREAVSGEKFAAINHKQYVLEPGMTVIADAERPVAIAGIMGGVDSEVSSTTTDLLIESADFDPLSIRTAARKLALRSDSSYRFERGVDPEGIEWASRRCCELILEICGGELAVGSLDVGEKPKPREPITLRLAQLKRIVGINIPGSEVLRILTSLGLQPRLGSAGIDVRLARDAAGGVVVEHTAKLTPSEMRQMDEAFARKDLAAIRTMTEAKNEVFAELPSDASGGMQSITVVPPSWRRDLSREIDLIEEAARIYGYDKIPEDVGVPMAPSARTDEDRVLNKIRHVLTACGFDEALTISVVDDSLSTSFSPWTDAAPLALQMPILERADKLRRSLVPSLLKARRDNEAVGNRTIELFETAKVYLPRAGALPQEELMLALTSSGEKANAFFALKGTIEAVVSALAPAAQVDVRPTSQSLFATDRACELLLDGEPFGVLGEVGATGQKKFDLRGKTVVAELKIAALIKAAVLVPRYVPTPDYPAIERDINLVVDEQVRWNDIAATVRSCGGDLLATLDLKGEPFRDEKKLGAGKKSLVITLLLRSRERTLTNTEADELRTRIVDACAKAFGASLRS encoded by the coding sequence ATGATTATTTCCTACGAATGGCTGCGCCAGTACGTTCCGCTTGTCGGCCTCTCGGTCGACGAGTTCGCGTTGCGCATGATGATGGCCGGCTTCAATCACGAAAGCACGACCGCCGCCGCCGGCGACTACGCCGTCGATCTGGAAATCACGAGCAATCGGCCCGACTGCCTCGGCCACATCGGTCTAGCGCGCGAAGCCGCCGTGATCTTCGGCTCACCGCTCGCTCTTCCCAAGGCGGCGCCGCAGGAATCGGGCCCTGCCGTGGATACGCTCGCTCAATTGCAAGTCGACGCCCCGCTGCGCTGCCCGCGTTACATTGCCCGCGTGATTCGTGGAGTGAAAGTCGGCCCAAGTCCCGCGTGGCTGCAAAAACGTCTCGCGGCGATCGGGCAGCCGACGGTCAACAACGCCGTCGACATTACGAACTACGTGTTGATGGAATGCGGTCAACCGTTGCACGCGTTCGATCTCGCGAAGCTGCGCGGCAAGAAGATCATCGTGCGTGAGGCGGTAAGCGGCGAGAAGTTCGCAGCGATCAATCATAAGCAGTACGTGCTGGAACCCGGCATGACGGTCATCGCCGACGCCGAGCGGCCCGTCGCGATCGCCGGGATCATGGGGGGCGTCGATTCCGAGGTCTCGTCGACGACGACCGACCTCTTGATCGAGTCGGCCGATTTCGATCCCCTTTCGATTCGCACCGCGGCCCGCAAGCTTGCGCTCCGGAGCGATTCGTCGTACCGTTTCGAGCGCGGCGTCGATCCGGAAGGAATCGAGTGGGCCAGTCGTCGCTGCTGCGAACTCATCTTGGAAATCTGCGGCGGCGAACTGGCGGTCGGGTCGCTCGACGTGGGCGAGAAGCCGAAGCCGCGCGAGCCGATCACGCTACGCCTCGCGCAGTTGAAGCGGATCGTCGGCATCAACATCCCCGGCAGTGAAGTCCTGCGGATTTTGACGTCGCTCGGCTTGCAACCGCGGCTCGGTAGCGCCGGCATCGACGTTCGCCTGGCGAGGGACGCAGCAGGCGGAGTCGTCGTGGAACATACGGCGAAGCTGACCCCCAGCGAGATGCGACAAATGGACGAAGCGTTCGCGAGGAAAGACCTCGCAGCGATTCGTACCATGACGGAAGCGAAGAACGAAGTCTTCGCCGAGTTGCCGAGCGATGCAAGCGGTGGAATGCAGAGCATCACCGTCGTCCCTCCCTCTTGGCGGCGCGATCTTTCGCGCGAGATCGACCTGATCGAAGAAGCGGCCCGCATCTACGGCTACGACAAGATTCCCGAAGACGTCGGCGTACCGATGGCCCCTTCGGCACGCACCGACGAAGATCGGGTACTCAACAAGATTCGTCATGTGCTCACCGCTTGCGGCTTCGACGAAGCGCTCACGATCAGCGTCGTCGACGACTCGCTTTCGACGTCGTTCTCCCCCTGGACCGATGCCGCTCCGCTTGCGCTGCAAATGCCGATTCTCGAACGGGCCGATAAGCTGCGCCGAAGCCTCGTACCGAGCCTGCTCAAGGCTCGCCGCGACAACGAAGCGGTCGGGAACCGCACGATCGAACTGTTCGAAACCGCGAAGGTGTACCTGCCGCGCGCCGGGGCGCTGCCGCAGGAAGAACTCATGCTCGCGCTCACGAGCAGCGGCGAAAAAGCGAACGCCTTCTTCGCCTTGAAAGGAACCATCGAAGCCGTGGTTTCCGCACTCGCTCCGGCGGCTCAGGTCGACGTCCGGCCGACCTCGCAATCCCTCTTCGCAACCGATCGGGCTTGCGAACTGTTGCTCGACGGCGAGCCGTTCGGAGTGCTCGGCGAGGTCGGTGCGACGGGACAAAAGAAGTTCGATCTGCGCGGGAAGACCGTGGTGGCCGAGTTGAAGATCGCGGCACTTATCAAGGCTGCCGTACTGGTGCCGCGCTACGTGCCGACGCCCGACTATCCGGCGATCGAGCGCGATATCAATCTCGTGGTCGACGAGCAAGTCCGCTGGAACGACATTGCGGCGA